Sequence from the Priestia megaterium genome:
CCCTAATTTAGAAACTAGATTAAAACAAATTAACTACTCGTGGGAGCACAATCATATTGAGCTAGAAGGGTACTTTTATTATTTAACATTTAAAGATAGAAACCCTACTATAGATGAGTTTGTACAGCTAATGTATGATCGCATTGCTGACTTTTGCTTGCCTGAAAGAATAAAAAAGGAATATATGGAGAAATTCCTAGAGAAAATGGATGAAAGACATATATACGCTATGAGAGATGAAGCCTGTGATTTGTTTATTAAGGCTAAAGAACAACAAAAGAAAACTGGAGAGCCAGGAGAATTAGCTTTGTTTCTTTTACTAGAATTAGGATTACATGCACCCCAAATTGCTTCAAAAATGTTTTTGAAAACTAATGTAAACATGCCTGTTCATGGATCAGATGGAGTTCATGCAAGGTTTAACAATAACACTGGATTTTTAAATTTGATTTGGGGAGAATCTAAGCTATACCAACAATTGCCTAGTGCTTTAGATGAAATTTGTTCTTCAATTTCAAATTTTATTAATCATGAACAGGATGGATCTATTCCAAAAGAAAGAGACATTAAAATCATTAAAGGGCATCTATCTATTGATGATGAGGATTTGAAAAAGGTATTATTAAAATATTTTGATCCGTATGAAGATGAAAGTAATGAGATAGAAGAATACTTCGCTTGTTTTGTTGGATTTAACTATTCTTTTCTGCGAAACACTCAACGTTTTACAAGAGAAGAA
This genomic interval carries:
- a CDS encoding HamA C-terminal domain-containing protein; its protein translation is MSSIENLLRDKMGERSGKYPNLETRLKQINYSWEHNHIELEGYFYYLTFKDRNPTIDEFVQLMYDRIADFCLPERIKKEYMEKFLEKMDERHIYAMRDEACDLFIKAKEQQKKTGEPGELALFLLLELGLHAPQIASKMFLKTNVNMPVHGSDGVHARFNNNTGFLNLIWGESKLYQQLPSALDEICSSISNFINHEQDGSIPKERDIKIIKGHLSIDDEDLKKVLLKYFDPYEDESNEIEEYFACFVGFNYSFLRNTQRFTREEIVQKFEEQYLQRIKTACDLFKEKIENQGIKHLKFIFFLLPFKDVSEVRTKFYRKLKGGFDE